A stretch of Saccharothrix texasensis DNA encodes these proteins:
- the larB gene encoding nickel pincer cofactor biosynthesis protein LarB — MAGPDVVDLGFARVDVDREARQGLPEVIYGSGKTPEQISGIVRTLLRHNDGPVLATRVDDDVATSVLAAVPDGAYDREARLLVWRPAASLGFGVVVAVAGTADLPVAREAAAVAAATGLDVTTVTDVGVAGLHRLLAEQDRLRAADTVIVVAGMEGALASAVGGLVACPVVAVPTSTGYGAGLEGVTALLAMHASCAAGITVVNIDSGFGAAMAAFRLARVARRRTP, encoded by the coding sequence GTGGCCGGACCGGACGTGGTCGACCTCGGCTTCGCCAGGGTCGACGTCGATCGCGAAGCGCGCCAGGGGCTGCCCGAGGTGATCTACGGCAGCGGCAAGACGCCCGAGCAGATCAGCGGGATCGTGCGGACGCTGTTGCGGCACAACGACGGCCCGGTGCTGGCCACGCGCGTGGACGACGACGTGGCGACGTCGGTGCTGGCCGCCGTGCCGGACGGCGCGTACGACCGCGAAGCGCGGTTGCTGGTGTGGCGTCCGGCGGCGTCGCTCGGGTTCGGCGTGGTGGTGGCCGTGGCGGGCACGGCGGACCTGCCGGTGGCGCGGGAGGCCGCGGCGGTGGCCGCCGCGACCGGCCTGGACGTCACCACGGTCACCGACGTGGGCGTGGCGGGGCTGCACCGGCTGCTCGCCGAGCAGGACCGGTTGCGGGCCGCGGACACCGTGATCGTCGTGGCGGGGATGGAGGGCGCCCTGGCCAGCGCGGTGGGTGGCCTGGTCGCCTGCCCGGTGGTGGCCGTGCCCACCTCGACCGGGTACGGCGCGGGGCTGGAGGGCGTCACCGCGTTGCTGGCGATGCACGCGTCCTGCGCGGCGGGCATCACGGTGGTGAACATCGACTCCGGCTTCGGCGCCGCGATGGCCGCGTTCCGGCTCGCCCGCGTGGCGCGGCGGAGGACGCCGTGA
- the larC gene encoding nickel pincer cofactor biosynthesis protein LarC gives MSRVCVISPFTGLAGDMLLAALVDAGAPLEAVRAAVADTGLTGWDLAVTPVLTHGLTGRRATVSVTDGATSRKAGELIAMASRVRDREVAEVAVAALRAIAEVEGRLHGEEPDQVHLHELGGHDTLVDIVGVAAALRALDVRAVHCEALPIGAGTVRTAHGVLPCPAPATSALLAGARVVGTSLSGETVTPTAAALLLAIGADYGPAPAMRMGSTGYGVGTRTLPDRPNVAVVRLGDREPADVRDLVVLETNLDDVTGEVLGYVVALLLDSGALDSWITPVTMKKGRPGHVLHALATPEAADGIERRMLVETGTLGVRRTTVRRDAQPRETDTVQVRGMPVRRKHGPHHGKPEYDDAVTVARQTGLPLRTVLGMAARSTEER, from the coding sequence GTGAGCCGGGTCTGCGTGATCTCGCCGTTCACCGGGCTGGCCGGCGACATGCTGCTGGCCGCGCTGGTGGACGCGGGCGCGCCGCTGGAGGCGGTCCGGGCGGCCGTCGCCGACACCGGCCTGACCGGCTGGGACCTGGCCGTCACGCCGGTGCTCACGCACGGGCTCACCGGCCGCCGCGCGACCGTGTCGGTGACCGACGGTGCGACGAGCCGCAAGGCGGGCGAGCTGATCGCCATGGCGTCCCGGGTGCGCGACCGGGAGGTGGCGGAGGTGGCGGTCGCCGCGTTGCGCGCCATCGCCGAGGTCGAAGGACGCCTGCACGGCGAGGAGCCCGATCAGGTGCACCTGCACGAGCTGGGTGGTCACGACACCCTCGTGGACATCGTCGGCGTGGCCGCCGCGCTGCGCGCCCTGGACGTGCGGGCCGTGCACTGCGAGGCGTTGCCGATCGGCGCCGGGACGGTCCGCACCGCGCACGGTGTGCTGCCGTGCCCGGCCCCGGCGACCTCGGCGCTGCTGGCGGGGGCGCGCGTCGTGGGCACCAGCCTGTCCGGCGAGACCGTGACGCCGACCGCCGCCGCGCTGCTGCTCGCGATCGGCGCCGACTACGGCCCCGCGCCGGCGATGCGGATGGGGTCCACCGGCTACGGCGTGGGCACCAGGACGCTGCCCGACCGGCCCAACGTGGCCGTCGTCCGGCTCGGCGACCGGGAGCCCGCGGACGTGCGCGACCTGGTGGTGCTGGAGACGAACCTGGACGACGTGACGGGGGAGGTCCTCGGGTACGTCGTCGCGCTGCTGCTCGACTCGGGCGCGTTGGACAGCTGGATCACCCCCGTGACGATGAAGAAGGGCAGGCCGGGCCACGTGCTGCACGCGTTGGCGACACCGGAGGCCGCCGACGGGATCGAGCGCCGGATGCTCGTGGAGACGGGCACGCTGGGCGTGCGGCGGACCACCGTGCGGCGGGACGCCCAGCCCCGGGAGACCGACACCGTGCAGGTCCGGGGGATGCCGGTGCGCCGCAAGCACGGGCCGCACCACGGCAAACCTGAGTACGACGACGCCGTCACCGTCGCCCGGCAGACCGGTCTGCCGCTGCGCACCGTGCTCGGGATGGCCGCGCGAAGCACCGAGGAGCGTTGA